ttatttaaaatataaataattttatataattttaaaattgtatattttttaattaattttttttttttttttggtatGGAACGACAATTTCCTAATGAAACATgcaaaataaaattttatattctaGGAGACATAaagtaataaataataaacgAGGTTATAATAAACATGTACTGTTGGTTATGTTTCTCCGTATTGTTAATAAAgatgttatatatatatatatatatatattttttttcgtgtaatattattaaaaatatatattttgttttcatataataaatcaatGTAAAgtaagaaatatatacacatataatatatatgtgctttgaaaaaataccaagtgatatttttaacaataaaatttgaaaagtataaataaatatataaatataaaaatatataaatatataaatatatatgtttttatatttatatatatattttattttttattcccCTTTTTTGTGAGaacaaatgaaaaatgtgtgaacaaaaaatatatatttatctacaacggatttaattataaggatatataattacataaatatttatataatcaatgcccatgtaaatttttaattcattaataaaatataaatgcattcaaaaaaaaggaagagagataaaaaaaaaaaaaaaaaaaaaaaaaaaaaaaaaaattttaagaTAAAAACAATTACACAATTTACACTTTGTTGTTGTAAATAGTTAAGACAAATTTTAAGGATacaattaaaatataaaacaaattaaaagaagTTGGAATTAATCATCAATCCATATTTTATGTAAGAacacttatatatatatatatatatatatatatattatttattttattgttttgTAATTTGAAcatttcaaaaaaaaaaaaaaattttaagttaatattatataatacagTTTATCGTATTGTATCATTTATGGTACGTTTGAATTATTTTCCCAATGTCCCTTTTTTTCTTGGGAAAAAGAACTGAAAAGGTgtcttaatttttttttattatttttttttttctctatatataatatataaaaataggaatttcatttttaagTCAGTATTACGAATATCATttgtacaaaaaaaataaaataataaaagaaatttattttacaGATATTATActtgtataaatatatttttatatattcacgtatgttattaattttgagatatatatatatatatatatattgtataaatgttaaaattattcatgtaataataaattataaaaaggatttcatttatcaaaataagaaaaaaataaaccTTAAAGATATTCATATCActaaaatattaaaagtgtatatattatatatatatatatatatatatgtatgtatgtatattatcatatttgATGTGTATATcaaatttttcttttttttttccggttgaatttataaatatataatatatatatatatattttaataaataaaaattcaaaTGATGAAATAATTGAAATGTTTTTGATATTAGCacttaaaaaattttattatgttatttttaattttttgtgttatatgtataaataattataaatatgtatatatatcatataaattttatattattgaaACCCTGTAAcatgaattaaaaaaaaaaaaaaaaagaatgaaaaaaataaaattataatataatttatgatacatattaaatattattatatatatatatatatatatataatatatgtttgtttgtatgtatgtatgtgcttatttatttgttaattTATTTCGTGGTTTAATACTTGGgcaatatttataaaaattcgttttaaataaaaaatgtatagAAGATATGTTTGGAATAGCATATTTCGAGATATAAATTATCGTTTGAAGAAAATTTatcattctttttattatgcTCAGAgtcatataaaatatgtcatgttaatattatttccaGCTATTATATTCACAACTAGATATCGAGCAGATACACAACTaggatattttttttatattaatgaCGAGAAATTATATCCATCTTATAGACATAATATAAtcaacaaaaaaatgaaatggAAGAATGGATCCAAATTTTATTTAGATGATAACGTAACAGTAAAAGATGCGAAACGTATTATATATCAAGGAGAAGAAAATATTCctgaaaaaataaaattagGATGTAAAGGGAGAATAATGGATGACAAGGATAATTTGGCTATGGCTGTTCGTGCCTTTTGTAAGAGAGACCCAAAAGTTATTATATGGCAAGATGAACACTCacaatatttatgaataaattttaaataacaaaaaaaaaaaaaaaaggagtTGCAAGACCAAAAggattatatataaaaaaaaaattaaatatatatatatatatatatatatatatatatatatataaatgcATGTATGTATTATGTATGTGTCTGgtttttcttatatatatttattttggTAGTTTCAACATATTCAAACACCAAATGTAGACCtatacattatttatttatttgttatttttttctttctttatttatttgttatttttttctttatttaattatttgatatatattttttattttttttattttttttattttttttatttttattcaaaatatttttttatttgcTTAAAATttcaaatgaaaaaaaaaaaaaatgaaaagttttaaaatacaagtaaaaaaatatat
This genomic stretch from Plasmodium reichenowi strain SY57 chromosome 1, whole genome shotgun sequence harbors:
- a CDS encoding hypothetical protein (conserved Plasmodium protein, unknown function), translating into MYRRYVWNSIFRDINYRLKKIYHSFYYAQSHIKYVMLILFPAIIFTTRYRADTQLGYFFYINDEKLYPSYRHNIINKKMKWKNGSKFYLDDNVTVKDAKRIIYQGEENIPEKIKLGCKGRIMDDKDNLAMAVRAFCKRDPKVIIWQDEHSQYL